CGGGAAACCTCGTTCGCGTAGCGTCGGCTTTGCCGAAAGACGAATAAAACCGTCCCTGATTGAACTGAGAATGGGAAGCCCCAACCTCAGCTAAGCAGGTTGGGGTACTTCACTTAAGCTGGTTTTGGCATTACCTCTATGAAAGTCGCTGTCTTTAGTACCAAAGTCTACGACCGACAGTTTCTCGAAGCTGTTAATTCCCAATATGGTCATGAATTAACTTTTTTTGAACCGCACCTCGATACTCAAACGACTATTTTGGCATCAGGATGTCCAGCAGTATGCGTTTTTGTCAATGATTCCCTCAACGGACAAGTGTTGGAAAAGCTGGCGCAACAGGGAACTCGTCTGATTGCTCTACGCTGCGCTGGTTTTAATAATGTGGATGTCACAAAAGCGACAGAATTGGACATGACAGTAGTGCGTGTTCCGGCTTACTCCCCTTATGCGATCGCTGAACATACCATTGGCTTAATGCTAGCCCTGAATCGCAAGATACATCGTGCTTATTCTCGAGTACGAGAAGGAAATTTTTCCCTAGATGGACTCTTGGGATTCGATATGCATGGTCGAACTGTAGGCATCGTGGGAACTGGTAAAATTGGTGTTATCGTAGCCCAAATTCTCACTGGTATGGGGTGTCAATTAGTGGCATATGATCCCTATCCCAACCCGGAGTGTCAAGCTTTAGGGGTCAAGTATGTAGAGCTAGCTGAACTCTTTGCTATCTCTGATATTATCACCCTACACTGTCCCTTAACTCCTGAAAACTATCATCTGATTAATTCCGAAGCTCTAGAGCAGATGAAACCAGGTGTGATGCTAATTAATACTAGCCGAGGGGGATTGATTGATACCAAAGCCATTATTGGTGGGCTCAAGTCCAAGAAAATTGGCTATCTCGCTATGGATGTCTATGAGCAAGAATCTGCCTTGTTTTTTGAGGATTTGTCTAATGAAGTCATTCAAGATGATATTTTTCAACGTTTACTCACGTTCCCTAATGTAATTATTACTGCTCATCAAGCTTTTTTAACTGAAAATGCCCTCCATAACATTGCTGAAACTACACTCTCTAATATTAGCAACTTTGAGAAAGGTGTTCCTTGTCCGAATAAAATTATTATTAATAATAGGGAATAATATCAAGTCAGGTTGAATACCCATAATTACAGGGAGAGTGGAAAGTGTGGGGAGATTTGGGGGGGTTCCTAGGTAATGGATTCGGGTAGGGGCTCTTTCAGAGCATCCCATTATATCGAATCACAGAATTCAGAAGTTAGAATACTTCTCCAAAATAGGATCTGATTCCCTACTTTAACCAAACCATAACAACTAGCGACCTCGGCAAAATTCAATCAAGATTGTAGTAATTGGTAATCCTAATCCAATTACCAATTATCAATTACCAATTACTAAATTGGCCTAAAACGCACTAGGAGGAGGGGGAACAAAGGAACGAGGAGGGAAGACTTGTAAATCAATATGCTGCTCTGGACTGAAATCAAGACCTGCTTGTAGTTGAGCAAATTGTTGCTCTTCAAAAGACAGAGCACCTGTAGTTTTATTGTAGGAGATTTGATCAATATCAAGTTCCCCAAAACTAACAATTTCAATCCTGTCTCCCTGTTGGACATTGAAATCTGTAATCCTGTCAATTCCGCTTTCAGGTCGTGGAAGTTCCGAGTCAGAGTTCCTCGGCAATAGGAAACTATTAGTTATGTTGATTCCCGTTGAAGGTTGTAGCGGTTGTGATGAAGGCATTGAAGGCGGGAAGATTGGTAATGGGCGATTTGTAAATGTGAAGCGAAAGATATC
The Moorena sp. SIOASIH genome window above contains:
- a CDS encoding 2-hydroxyacid dehydrogenase; translation: MKVAVFSTKVYDRQFLEAVNSQYGHELTFFEPHLDTQTTILASGCPAVCVFVNDSLNGQVLEKLAQQGTRLIALRCAGFNNVDVTKATELDMTVVRVPAYSPYAIAEHTIGLMLALNRKIHRAYSRVREGNFSLDGLLGFDMHGRTVGIVGTGKIGVIVAQILTGMGCQLVAYDPYPNPECQALGVKYVELAELFAISDIITLHCPLTPENYHLINSEALEQMKPGVMLINTSRGGLIDTKAIIGGLKSKKIGYLAMDVYEQESALFFEDLSNEVIQDDIFQRLLTFPNVIITAHQAFLTENALHNIAETTLSNISNFEKGVPCPNKIIINNRE